In one window of Lynx canadensis isolate LIC74 chromosome B3, mLynCan4.pri.v2, whole genome shotgun sequence DNA:
- the IVD gene encoding isovaleryl-CoA dehydrogenase, mitochondrial yields MAKFLQEHLAPQAQEIDQSNEFKNLREFWKQLGNLGVLGITAPAQYGGSGLGYLEQVLVMEEISRASGAVGLSYGAHSNLCVNQIVRNGNEAQKEKYLPKLISGEYIGALAMSEPNAGSDVVSMKLKAEKKGDHYVLNGNKFWITNGPDADILIVYAKTDLAAVPASRGITAFIVEKGMPGFSTSKKLDKLGMRGSNTCELIFEDCKVPAANILGHLGKGVYVLMSGLDLERLVLAGGPLGLMQAVLDHTIPYLHMREAFGQKIGHFQLMQGKMADMYTRLMACRQYVYNVAKACDQGHCTPKDCAGVVLYSAECATQVALDGIQCFGANGYINDFPMGRFLRDAKLYEIGGGTSEVRRLIIGRAFNADFH; encoded by the exons ATGGCTAAGTTTCTTCAGGAGCACCTAGCCCCCCAGGCCCAGGAGATTGATCAGAGCAATGAGTTCAAGAACCTTCGA GAGTTTTGGAAGCAGCTGGGAAACCTGGGGGTCTTAGGCATCACTGCCCCTG CTCAGTATGGCGGCTCTGGCCTGGGCTACCTGGAACAAGTTCTGGTGATGGAGGAGATATCTCGAGCTTCTGGAGCAGTGGGGCTCAGTTACGGCGCTCACTCCAACCTCTGCGTCAACCAAATTGTGCGCAATGGAAATGAGGCCCAGAAGGAAAAGTACCTCCCCAAG CTGATCAGCGGCGAGTACATAGGAGCCCTGGCCATGAGTGAGCCCAACGCTGGCTCTGATGTTGTCTCCATGAAgctaaaagcagaaaagaaag GCGATCACTACGTCCTGAATGGCAACAAGTTCTGGATCACCAATGGCCCCGACGCTGACATCCTTATTGTCTATGCTAAGACTGATCTGGCTGCTGTGCCAGCCTCTCGAGGCATCACGGCCTTTATCGTGGAGAAG GGTATGCCTGGCTTCAGCACCTCCAAGAAGCTGGACAAGCTGGGGATGAGGGGCTCTAACACCTGCGAGCTAATCTTTGAAGACTGCAAGGTTCCCG CTGCCAACATCCTGGGCCATCTAGGTAAGGGAGTCTACGTGCTGATGAGTGGACTGGACCTGGAACGGCTGGTGCTGGCTGGTGGGCCCCTTGG GCTCATGCAGGCTGTCCTCGACCACACCATTCCCTACCTGCACATGAGGGAAGCCTTTGGCCAGAAGATTGGCCACTTCCAG CTGATGCAGGGGAAGATGGCCGACATGTACACCCGCCTCATGGCGTGTCGGCAGTACGTCTACAATGTTGCCAAGGCCTGTGATCAGGGCCACTGCACTCCCAAG GACTGCGCGGGGGTGGTTCTTTACTCGGCTGAGTGCGCCACACAGGTAGCTCTGGATGGCATTCAGTGTTTTG GTGCCAATGGCTACATCAATGACTTTCCCATGGGCCGCTTTCTGCGAGATGCCAAACTGTACGAGATTGGGGGTGGGACCAGTGAGGTGAGGCGACTGATCATCGGCAGAGCCTTCAACGCAGACTTCCACTAA